The Capsicum annuum cultivar UCD-10X-F1 unplaced genomic scaffold, UCD10Xv1.1 ctg67083, whole genome shotgun sequence genome contains the following window.
AGATTCAAgcaaaaaatagtaattatttttaactttattcttaTATTGTATTACTTTTTAATAGTgtttaattatgaagaaatatTTAACTTATAAGATCGATAATTTAGTAaattatactttttatttattatttttcttaatggataTGAAATGAGTTAAAGTGACACTTAGGACTCATTTGGTCATAGATATTTTTCAagtagttttgaagaaaaatttggTAAAAAATATTTGGCCATACAATTTATCATTAGTTGACAAAGaattaaaatttccaaaaaaactAGAAAGAATTAGTTTTTGGGTCAAATTCTATTATTTGAAAACATTTTAAAACTTAATCTTTAGCGAAAACTTGTATATTTAATAAAAGTACCCCCACCATTTATTAATTCAACTAATATCTATTGGTCAAACAAATTCATTAATAGTCTCCCTCTTGTAACTTCCCAGCCCTATATAATAGCACACTCCCTGCGTCTCTACTCCCCATTCTACCGAAGCCTCATTTGATATCATGGTTGGAATTAAAAATTCTTCCAGGCGAACTACCTCCCCATCGTCCCCCATCACCTCGACCGGAAGCTCCACTATGCAGCCACCGCGTACGGAACAAAGGAACAACAATACAAGGAACACTCTGGCGGAGTTAATAGAAAAAAATGCAGTGATTATTGTAGCCAGGTTCCAGTGCTACATGTGCTTTATGTTGCAAACATTAATGGAAAGTTTGGGCGCCGCTAATTACACCGTGATACAAGGGGAGGAGGTGGAGGAAGCTCACATGTTGGAGGAGCTCTCAAACCTTGAGGAGGGCAGCAGCAGTAATAGCAATGGTGGAGGACCACGGAGTTTGCCTGCGGTATACATAGGAGGGAAGTTTGTGGGAGGCGTTGATGAAGTTTTAATGGCTCATGCTAAGTGTGAATTAGTTCCTATGCTTAAGGCAGCTGGAGCCATATGACTTTGAAttctaaattaataataatatatagagGAGGAGGAACTAGGATATCtccttttcttgttttcttttatgtAATTTGCAGTAGTAACTAGTCATCACCATCATTATTTAGGAACTCCTACCTCTTTCATGAAAAGATGGTTGTGCAAATGTACCTATGTGGTGGTGTAGTGGACATggaatttatgaaataaataagaCTTTTAAAACATAGATATACTCAAAAcaagttataaatatttatgtgatCATAAATCATTCCatcaagaacaaaataaaaagtttaaaatcaaTAGTTTCTAAAAGGAAGGAGAGGATTGATATTTTAGGTCTCTTgcaattttttgaagtttttatgttatttttacaaCAGATTTTTCATTTTGTGCATGATAAGAGATCTAAAAAGGTCATGATGGAGAAATTAATACTATTAATTAGATTACACATGGAGAGGAACATAACCCAAAGTGTTTGTACTCAATAACCCTAAGAAGTATGATCAGGGTTTAGGTTCTCTTGATTTTGTGTTAGTACTCAATATTTCTAGCAAAGTATTTCCATATAAGATAGTAACATTTTTAGTCATCCTTCAGATAACATCTCCTGTAGATTTCTTTCCCTTATAGTTAAGTTGATGATTTACTAATTAAATTATTTGTGCTTGCAGTACTTACTGATTTAATTTGCTCATTTTTTGCTTTCAGTATTTTAAGGATCAAATTTTCAGGTTAATAATGtaaatcattcaaaaatattcTAACCAGAGATAACGTTAGCTAGTGCATTCT
Protein-coding sequences here:
- the LOC124893911 gene encoding glutaredoxin-C9-like → MVGIKNSSRRTTSPSSPITSTGSSTMQPPRTEQRNNNTRNTLAELIEKNAVIIVARFQCYMCFMLQTLMESLGAANYTVIQGEEVEEAHMLEELSNLEEGSSSNSNGGGPRSLPAVYIGGKFVGGVDEVLMAHAKCELVPMLKAAGAI